ATTTAACCTTTTGCGTTTGTAAAATAGGCTATAATATAGTTACATTTAGCCCTTTTTAAAACTTATACCTTACACATGAAAAGATTACTACCCCTTTTAGCAGTATTATTGAGTGCAATAACATTTGCACAAACCCCTTGTCAAAATGGAAATGCTGGACCTTATCCGTGTAACGGATTGGACCTTCAATCGCGAATTGGCCTAAATGTTTTTGGAACTGACCGCGGAAACGATTCTTGGGGGTGGACTGATCCACAAGACGGAAAAGAATATGCCCTTATGGGCTTAGGAAACGGTACTGCCTTTGTGGATATTACCGATCCCGTAAACCCCATCTATCTTGGAAAGCTTCCAACACATACGGATCCAAGCACCTGGAGAGATATTAAAGTATATAACAATTACGCTTTTATAGTAAGTGAAGCTAGTGGACACGGAATTCAAGTTTTTGACTTAACGCGTTTGCGCAATGTCTCGAATGCTCCTGAGACTTTTACTGAAGATGCACATTACAACGGTTTTGGGCATTGCCATAATTTGGTTATTAATGAAGAAACCGGTTACGCATATGGAGTAGGCACAAGTTCCTTCAGCGGAGGCCCTCACTTTGTCAATATTCAAGACCCATTAAATCCTGTAGCGGCAGGTGGATTTAGCGGAGACAATTACTGTCACGATGCCCAAGTAGTTATCTACAATGGCCCTGATACAGATTACACTGGACGTGAAATCTTCTTTGGAAGTAATGAAGATAGAGTATCCATTGTAGATGTAACCAACAAGTCTAACCCAATTGGAATATCTAATGGTTTTTACAGTAGTGTAGATTATACCCACCAAGGCTGGCTTACTGAAGACCAGCGCTACTTTATAATTGGAGACGAATTGGACGAATCTGCGTTTGGATTTAATACCAGAACCATAATTTTTGATGTAACCGACCTTGACAACCCAGTAGTTCATTTTGAATATGAAGCCGATAATGAGGCCATAGACCATAATGGATACGTAAAAGGAGATGAGTTTTATCTTGCCAGCTACCGTGCAGGCTTAAGAGTTTTTGATATCAGCAATATTGGCGGCGAAGAAATGGTTGAAACTAAATTTTTTGACACCTATCCAAACAATAACTCTACAAACTTTGACGGAGCTTGGAGTGTTTATCCTTATTTCGCCAGTGGTAATATTGTAATCAGTGATATTGACAGAGGACTCTTTATAGTTAGGGATTCTTCATTAGGAGTAAATGAAAACGCCACTTCAAATTTTGCAATCTACCCAAACCCTGCAAAAGATATTGTAAATATTACGTCTAAAACAGAACTTATAAACCAAGTTGAAATCTTCAATATGCTCGGACAAAAAGTGTTGGATCTAAGTTTTGACCAAAATCTTTCAGAAAATGTGGATGTTTCAAACCTTCAAGCTGGTATGTATGTAATGAAGGTTAATGCTTCTACGACAAAACGATTGCTAATAGACTAAAAAAATTGTTTATCCCCATTATGCTAATTTTTAAAAACTCCAAATTAAAAGCACTTTCTTTACTGCTTACTATTCCGCTATTTTTATTTTCCTGTGGAAAGGATGATGGCAACGAGCCCGAACCAGAAATAAATGGCGAAATAGAGCTTGTGAAGACCTATGGGGGCAGCGGCATTGATGAAGCAGTTTCTATTATAGAAGCCAATGATGGAAGCTACATGGTGCTTGGCACCACGCGAAGCACTGATGGTGATGTAACAGGCAGAAGCGGTACCGACAGTGACTTTTGGCTCGTTAAAATTGCCAAAACTGGCGATATTATTTGGAGCAAAACCTACGGAGGCAGCGATGATGAAAGTGCCTCTCGCATAACCAAAACAAATGACGGTGGCTACCTTTTAAGCGGGTTTACTACAAGTAATGATGGAGACGTTTCTGAAAATGAAGGATTTCAAGATTATTGGGTGGTAAAGGTTGACGCAGCCGGCACTATATTATGGGAAGAAAATTTTGGTTTTTCTGGAAGCGACCAAGCCTATAAAGCTTTTCAAACTTCAGACGGAGGGTATTTTGTAACCGGCTTTTTTGACGTTTCCGCAAGTGGTGGGGGCGGAAATGACGTGGGCAGAGGAACCCTTCACGGAGTTGGTGAATTTTGGGGCATAAAACTCAAAGCAGATGGCACCAAAGAATGGCGACGTTACTTTGGGGGCACCAATAACGACAGAAGCTATGACGCTGTTGAAACGGATGATGGCGGTTTTTTAATGACAGGCACTTCAGAAAGCGTTGATTTTGACAAAACCGATCCGAAAGGAACTTATGATTATTGGGCAGTAAGATTGACAGCTACAGGAGATTTGGTCTGGACCAAATCTTTTGGCGGCAATGAGATAGACAATTCTTATGCCTCAATAAAAACCCAGGACGGTAACTATATTATGGTGGGAGACTCTAGGAGTGCCGACCAAGACGTGACTTCCCCCCGTGGAAATGCCGATGCATGGATGGTAAAATTTGATGACAATGGCAGTAAAATTTGGCAAAAATCGTTCGGTGGTTCACAATTTGATACCGCACATAGTATTGTGCAGCGTTCCAATGGAGATTACATTCTTTCCGGACACAGCAGAAGCAATGATATAGACTTAACAACAAATAATGGTGTTAACGATGCCTGGATTTTTGTAGTGGATGAAAACGGAGTCTTGAAATTTCAGAAAAGCATTGGCGGCTCCGGATTGGATTTTGCCTCGGAAGCTATCGAAACCACTGATAATAAAATTGTAGCAGTAGGTAATACAGAAAGCAACGATGTGGATATCCCAATGAATAAAGGCTCTAAAGATTTTTTATTAATTAAACTAAAATAAAATCAACATTTAAAAACCCATTAATTTAACCTATGAAAAAATTAGCTTTATTACTTATATTGGCATTTATTGCTTTTGGTTGCAGCAATAATGACGATGATTCATCACCTGAAGTCCTGGGATGTACCGATCCAAATTCCTTGAATTACAATCCAGATGCCACTAAAGATGACGACTCGTGTGTGTATGAAAAAAATGTCACTTTTGCATTTACACAAAATTGGGCAGGAACACCTGTGACTGCAGCTGATTTTAACTCATCAGTGTATCAAAATCAAGCTGGAAATTACCTATCTATTTCAAAACTTCGCTATTTAATTTCAAGAATATCTCTCCATAAAGCGGATGGCACAACAGTTGATTTTCTAGAATATAATTTAGTTGATTTAACCGACCCTTCAACTTTAACACTATCGCCAGCATTAAATGTGATTACGGGAGATTATACTGGAATTTCCTTTATTTATGGTTTTAATCAAGCAGACAATATGAGCGGAGCTTACCCAGACTTGAATGCCGCAAACTGGAACTGGCCATCAATGCTTGGTGGTGGATATCATTTTATGCAAATGGAAGGATCATTTGATGACGCAGCCGGAGCACCTCAACCGTACGCATATCACCATGGTACCGCAAGAGTAAGCGAAGGAGTTTTTGAGCAAAATTTTATTGCTTTTGAATTTGACCAAAACTTTACCATAACCGATGATGCAACCATTGAAATTAAAATGGATATTTCAGAATGGTATAAAAACCCACTCACTTGGGATTTAAATGACCGCAGCGTTGATTTAATGATGAACTATCTTGCCCAAAAAGACATGCAAAGAAATGGCGCCACTGTTTTTAGCATTGGTGAGATTACACAGTAATTAAAAATGAAGGAACGGTCCATGCAAATGTTTCGATTAATATTTGGATTGCTAGCCTTGAGCTTGGTTACAGCTTGTTCAAGCGATCCAGATCCCGTGGAACCTAGTGAAGACTATACACCCACTCCGAAACCATTGACCGTTCCTCCCATTTTTGAACGTTTATTGCCCCCCCCAACTATTCCTGCAGACAATCCCCAGACCGTAGAAGGGATTGCGCTGGGGAAAAAATTATTTTTTGACCCCATCCTCTCTGGAGATGGAACCCAAGCCTGCGCATCTTGCCACAAGCCGGCAAATTCATTTACCGACGATTTACAATTCAGCGTGGGGATAGATGGAATTGAGGGAACACGCAATTCTATGCCGCTTTTTAATATGGCATGGAATGGAAATGAAAAGTTCTTTTGGGACGGCCGTGCTACGAGTATTGAAGCACAAGCGCTAGAACCCGTAACCAATCCTATTGAAATGCACAATACCTGGGAAAATGCAGTGGCAAGTTTACAGGGCCATGCAACCTATCCCGAATTATTCTACAAAGCATTTGGAACGAGAAATATTACAAAAGAGCTAACCGCTAAAGCAATTGCGCAATTTGAGCGTACGCTAATTTCCGCAAATTCTCCATTTGACAAATATTTGCAGGGAGAAGGTACCCTTACGCCTCAAGAACTGAATGGTTTTCAAATATTCATGGATGAAACCCGAGGCGATTGCTTCCACTGCCACGGAAACGAAAACAGCCCCTTGTGGACCGATAATATTTTTCACAACAATGGTCTTGATGCAATTATCACAGACAAAGGTCTAGGCAATGTTACCGGAGACCCCAGCCAAGATGGATGGTTTAAATCTCCTTCTTTACGAAACCTGGCCTATACAGCTCCTTACATGCACGATGGCCGCTTTGCTACTTTGGATGAAGTGATAAACCATTATAGCGAAGGTCTTGTGTACTCACCAACAATTGATCCCCTTATGAAAGCGGTATCTCGAGGTGGGGTACAATTATCAGAATCTGAAAAAGCAGACTTAAAAGCTTTTCTTCTTTCGCTTTCAGACCCTTCGTTTATCAATAATCCAGATTTTCAGGATCCAAATTGATATTTTAAGCTTTTTCAGCTTTAAAGAATTACAAAACCTACTTGTTAATTATTGTTTAAAACTATTGCTCTATAGTTTTAAAATCCCGCATCTGTATGGTTAAAAGTGCGAATTGATGTATATTTGCCGTCTAATTTAGAATTAATCTACATATGGTTAAGATAAGCGAAAGCGCCAAAACAAAAATCGCGCAATTGATGGCGGAAGAAGGCTTCAATATTGCCGAGGATTTTGTGCGCGTGGGCGTGAAAAGTGGTGGCTGTTCTGGATTGAGCTACGAATTGAAGTTTGATCACAATTTAGGCGAAAACGACAAGCTTTTTGAAGAAGACCAAGTAAAAATAGCCATCGACAAAAAGAGCTTTTTATATTTAGTAGGCACCACTCTTGAATACAGTGGAGGCCTGAATGGAAAAGGATTTGTGTTCAATAACCCAAATGCAAATCGCACCTGTGGCTGCGGTGAGTCTTTTTCACTTTAAAAAAATTAATGAGGATGAGCAAGTATACCGAAGACGATTTAAAGAAAGAACTGGAAACCAAGGAGTATGAATATGGTTTTTATACCGATATAGAGTCTGACACCTTCCCGGTTGGATTGAACGAAGAAATTGTACGCGCTATTTCAAAAAAGAAAGAAGAACCCGAATGGATGACTGAATGGCGCCTGGAATCTTTCCGCTATTGGCAGGAAATGGTAGAGCCAGATTGGGCAAACGTACATTATGAAAAACCCAACTTCCAGAATATTTCCTATTATTCCGCACCAAACAAAAAGCCAAAATACAACAGTATTGATGAAGTTGATCCCGAACTGTTGGACACTTTCAAAAGGCTCGGAATTTCTTTGGACGAACAAAAAAAACTAGCTGGAGTAGCTGTAGATATTGTAATGGATTCTGTTTCGGTTACAACTACCTTTAAAAAAACCTTGGCGGAAAAAGGAATTATTTTTTGCTCTATTTCCGAGGCTATAAAAGAACACCCAGAATTGGTAAAAAAATACCTAGGAACTGTAGTGCCACAACGGGATAATTTTTATGCCGCTTTAAACAGCGCTGTTTTCAGTGATGGTTCTTTTTGCTACATACCAAAAGGAGTTCGTTGCCCAATGGAGCTTTCTACCTATTTCAGAATTAACCAAGCGGGCACGGGACAATTTGAAAGAACCCTGGTTATTGCAGATGAAGGAAGCTATGTAAGCTATTTGGAAGGCTGTACGGCTCCCAGCCGTGATGAAAATCAATTGCATGCCGCAGTGGTGGAATTGATCGCTCTGGACGATGCCGAAATAAAATATTCAACCGTACAAAACTGGTTTCCCGGAAATAAGGAAGGTAAGGGTGGTGTTTACAATTTTGTTACCAAAAGAGGCCTATGTGAAAAAAACGCAAAAATCTCTTGGACACAGGTGGAAACCGGAAGCGCAGTTACTTGGAAATACCCAAGTTGTGTGTTAAAGGGCGATAATTCTATAGGTGAATTTTATTCAATTGCCGTTACCAACAATTTTCAACAGGCAGATACGGGAACAAAAATGATACACATTGGCAAAAACACAAAAAGTACCATTATTTCCAAAGGCATATCAGCTGGAAAATCACAGAACAGCTATCGCGGATTGGTAAAGATTATGCCAAATGCAGACAATGCCCGCAATTTTTCCCAATGTGACTCATTGTTAATGGGCAACAGTTGTGGAGCACATACCTTTCCCTACATTGAGGCCAAAAACAAAACTGCCCAAATAGAACATGAGGCTACTACAAGTAAAATTGGTGAAGACCAAATTTTCTATTGCAACCAGCGTGGAATTGAAACCGAAAAGGCCATTGCTCTTATAGTAAATGGTTTCAGCAAGGAAGTGTTAAACAAACTCCCGATGGAGTTTGCTGTAGAGGCCCAGAAACTTTTAGAAATCAGTCTGGAAGGATCGGTTGGATAACAATTTATTGAGATATATAAAAATTTAAAAAACGGCTATATTTTATGAAAAAAATCATCTTGTTATTAGCGCTTTCACTATCAATTTTTTCCTGTAAAAATTCTGAGGAGAAAAAAGAGGAAACCCAAGAAGTTACAGTTGGTACAGTTGAAAAATCCAAAGCCTATAAAGGAGACTTTATCGATTCAAACGGAGTAATGGTGCTAATGGGCAATAATTTTATCTATGGCGTCAAGCGCAATTCGCTTTCAGAACAATTATCCAAACAAGTCGCTGCAATAAAGCAAAATGATATGGATATGGTAAATGTAATCGTACGTGGCAACGTTACGGAAAACACCGATAGCGAAAGTGAATGGGAAGAGATTATTACCATTACCGAAATAATGAATGTCGCCACTAAACCTTCAGATGAAGTAATTAAACTAAACGAAACAACAAAGAATAATTAAAATGCTAAAGATTAAAGATTTACACGCCGGGCTGGAAGGAAAGGATATACTGCAAGGTATTAATTTAGAAGTGAAAGCGGGTGAAGTACACGCAATAATGGGCCCCAACGGTTCTGGCAAGAGCACCTTGGCATCTGTTGTAGCCGGCAAAGAGGAATTTGATGTAACCAGAGGCTATATCACTTTTGAAAACGAAGATATATCTGAATTGGATCCAGAAGAGAGAGCTCATAAAGGAATCTTTCTATCCTTTCAATATCCTGTTGAAATTCCGGGTGTTTCAGTTACAAACTTTATAAAAACCGCAATCAACGAAACCCGCAAATCAAAAGGCCAAGAAGATATGCCAGCTTCTGAAATGCTGAAAATGATCAAGGAAAAGGCAGATATGCTGGAAATTGATAGAAAATTTCTTTCACGATCCTTAAACGAAGGTTTTTCCGGAGGAGAAAAGAAACGAAACGAAATCTTTCAAATGGCAATGATGGAACCCAAACTCGCCATTCTTGATGAAACTGATTCAGGATTGGATATTGACGCCCTTAAAATTGTGGCAAATGGTGTAAACAAATTGAAGAGCCAGGACAATGCAGTAATCGTCATCACCCACTATCAGCGCCTTTTGGATTATATAGTTCCAGATTTTGTACATGTACTAATGAACGGGAAAATAGTAAAATCCGGTAGCAAGCAACTTGCTTATGAACTTGAAGAGAAAGGCTACGACTGGATTAAAGAGGAATTGGTTTAACAATTGAATCCTAAATTCTGAATTGAAAAAAATGAGTTTTAAAGACAAATTATTATCATCATACATCGCCCTCGAAGACTATTTGGAGTTTGATTCGCCATTGCACGATGTGCGCAACAATGCTATTAAAATCTTTGAAGAAAAAGGGTTTCCAACGAAGAAAGATGAAGCGTGGAAATATACTTCGTTAAATTCCCTGCTGAAGCCTAATTATAGCATTTATTCAAACAAAGAGCGTAATGTTGAGCTAAAAAATGTTCGCAAGTATTTTCTGCACGAAATAGACACTTACAAGCTTGTTTTTGTGGATGGTGTATATAATTCCTTTCTTTCAGAAACGACGCACGATTCGCTTGATGTTTGCTTAATGTCCGCAGCCTTGAACAAAAGCAAGTACAAACCAATCATTGAAACCTATTTCAACAAAGCTGCTAAAAGCGACAGCCTAACTTCGCTCAATACTGCTTTCACAAAAGAAGGCGCTTACATTCATATTCCCGCTCACAAAGAAGTGGAAAAGCCCATTGAAATAATCAATTTTTCTACCGGAAATGAAGCCGCAATGTTTTTACAACCCCGCAATTTAATTGTGGTTGGCGAAAACGCCCACGTTCAAATAATAGAACGACACCAAAGCCTTTCCGGCAATGAAGTTCTCACCAATTCGGTTACAGAGATCTTTGCCGAAAAACGCGCTTACGTAGATTATTATAAAATTCAAAACGACGAAGCCACCGCCTCGTTAATTGATAACACCTATATTTCACAACAACGCGATACCGTTTGCCGCGTGCATACTTTCGCCTTTGGTGGAAAATTAGTGCGCAACAACCTCAACTTTTTCCAAAAAGGAGAACACTGTGATTCTACATTAAAAGGAATCACAATTCTGGAAGGCAAACAACATACAGACCACAACACATTGGTACACCACATTGCACCCAATTGTGAAAGCCACCAAGACTATAAAGGACTCTTTGCGGAAGCTTCCACAGGAGTTTTCAACGGTAAAATTATTGTTGAAAAAGATGCGCAAAAAATTGACGCCTTTCAGCAAAACAATAATATTTTGATTGACGATAAAGCAACGATCAACGCCAAACCTCAGCTGGAAATTTTTGCTGACGATGTAAAATGCTCGCACGGCTGTACCATTGGCCAATTTGATGAAGACGCACTATTCTACTTGCGCAGCCGCGGAATTGGGTTGAAAGAATCACGCGCTTTGTTGATGTATGCTTTTGCCAATACTGTGTTGGAAAGTGTAAAAATTCCAGAATTGAAGGTGCGAATCAACAAACTTATTGCCAATAAAATTGGGGTTAGTTTGGGGTTTGAGCTTTAAAAATGATTTCTTTTCATGAGCATTGATATCCAAAGAATCCGCAAAGATTTCCCCATACTTTCCCGAAAGGTAAACGGATATCCGCTGGTATATCTGGACAATGCCGCAACGTCGCAAAAACCGCAACAGGTTATTGATTGCATTGTGGATTATTACAGCAACTACAATGCAAATATCCATCGTGGCGTACATACCCTTTCACAGGAAGCGACAGACGCATACGAAGGAGCTAGAAGAAAAATCCAAAACCATTTTAATGCAAAACAAGCCTATGAAATCGTCTTTACAGCCGGGACCACCCACGGAATAAACCTGGTTGCAAATGGTTTTTCTGAAATTCTAAAAAAAGGCGATGAAATTCTAGTTTCGGCATTGGAGCACCACAGCAATATTGTGCCGTGGCAAATGCTTTGCGAAAAAACTGGAGCCATACTGAAAGTAATTCCGATGAATGAGGAAGGTATTTTGGTTTTTTCGGAATACGAAAAGTTGCTTACCACGAAAACAAAACTGGTTTTTGTAAACCATATTTCAAACGCCTTGGGAACCATAAATCCCATTGCTGAAATCATTGAAAAAGCCCATAAAGTGGGAGCTGCGGTGTTAATAGACGGGGCGCAATCCTGTTCGCATATAAAACCCGATCTTCAGAAACTGAATGTAGATTTTTACGTAACCTCAGCCCACAAAATGTGCGGCCCAACCGGTGTTGGCATCCTTTATATGAAAGAAGCATGGGGCAACAAATTGTCGCCGTATCAAGGTGGCGGCGAAATGATTACCGATGTAACTTTTGAGAAAACTACCTATGCCGCGCTTCCGCATAAATTTGAAGCGGGAACGCCCAATATTTGTGGCGGAATTGCTTTTGGAGCTGCAATTGATTATCTTAACGCAATTGGCTTTAACGCAATTGAAAAGTACGAAAACGAACTTTTAAAATACGCCACCCAAAAACTTTTAGAAATTGAAGGTTTAAAAATTTATGGCACCGGCCCTGCTAAAACCTCGGTTATTTCCTTCAATATTGAAGGGATACATCCGTATGATATTGGAACCATTGTGGACAAATTGGGCATTGCCGTACGCACAGGCCACCACTGCGCACAACCTATTATGGATTTTTATAAAATTCCGGGTACGGTGCGGGCTTCCTTTGCGTTTTACAATACTTTGGAAGAAGTGGACGCATTGGTAGCAGCGGTAAAAAAAGCTAAAATGATGTTAAGTTGAACCTTAACCTACGCTTAAAACTTGAACTTTGACATCTAACTTTTAAAACATATCATTATGAAAGCACTTGCCACAGTTTCAATTTTACTATTTGTAATAATTTTTACAGGTTGCGACGAAACAAAAAAAGTAATTGACGTAGCTGGAAGCGTTCAACTAACGGGCAGTTATACCGTAAATTCAATAAATGGAAAGAAACTGGAAAATACAAAGAATCCAACCTTTACACTTTCTGCAATAGATAATTCTTTTCGGGGAACAACAGGTTGCAATTCAGTTTTTGGGAATTACACAATTGATCTTTACAGCATTAATTTTGGCGATTTAGCAGTGAGCGAAAAGATGTGCATGGACAAAAATATAATGAACACGGAGAGAGATTTTTTGAATGCATTGAACAACACCGGAACATACGGTTTACAAAACGGAGTTTTAACCCTTTATTCCAAAACAGATCGAAGTGTACTTTTAAGTGCAACCAAAGATTCAAATGAATAAAATTTTATGACGATTGAAGCAATACAGGAAGAATTAATTGACGAGTTTTCAATGTTTGAAGACTGGATGCAGCGCTATGAATATATGATAGACCTCGGCAAGTCGCTTCCATTAATTGATGAAAATTTAAAGACCGAAGATAAATTGATAAAAGGCTGCCAAAGCAAAGTGTGGCTCAATTCTGAAATGAGGGACGGCAAAGTTATTTTCACCGCAGATAGTGACGCCATAATCACCAAAGGTATTATCGCGGTTTTGATTCGCGTTTTTTCCCATCAAAAACCACAGGCTATCTTAGATGCAAATACAGATTTTATTGATGAAATAGGGCTAAAGGAACACCTCTCGCCCACCCGTGCAAACGGCCTGGTGTCGATGATAAAGCAAATGAAAATGTATGCCTTGGCATATCAAACACAACTTAATAATTAAAGTAATGGAAACAGAAATAGACATGACCGAGTTGGGCGAAAAAATAGTTACAGTCCTTAAAACCATTTACGATCCCGAAATACCTGTAGATATCTATGAGCTTGGACTTATTTATGACGTTTTCATTAATGAAGACCGCGAGGTAAAAATATTGATGACGCTCACTACACCAAACTGTCCCGTAGCAGAAAGCTTGCCCCTGGAAGTTGAGGAAAAAGTAAAATCCATGAAAATGATTAAAGATGCAGAAGTAGAAATTACTTTTGATCCCCCATGGAGCCAAGACTTAATGAGCGAAGAAGCCAAGCTGGAACTTGGGATGCTTTGAAAAAGGCTGTAGGCTTTAGGCAAAATAAAACCTCATAATACTAATAACTTTTCAAAGTGTCTGAAGAAATAATAAATCGCGTAGCGAACAGCAAGCTTGTAACCTTTGATCTTGAGGAAATTTATCCCAAAGGAGAAAGGGTTTCGTTTGATATTTCACAATGGTTGCTGGAAGGTATGGTGCTTCGTGAAAATAGTTTTCGGGAAGAGGCCGCTCAACACGATTGGAGCCAATATGACAATAAATACGTTGCTCTATTTTGCAGCACAGATGCAATCGTTCCCGGATGGGCTTACTTGTTATTATCACTTCATTTGGCGCCTTTTGCCAAAAAAATTACCGTTGGCACTTGGGAAGAACTGGAGAGCATTCTTTTTGCGGAAGTACTTCAAAACTTGGATATTTCAGAATATAAAGACAAGCCTGTAATAATTAAAGGTTGCGCCCATAAACCTATTCCGCAGAACGCCTATGTTCTTTTGGCGCAAAAATTACAACCGATTGCCAAAAGTATTATGTATGGAGAAGCATGTTCTTCAGTTCCACTTTTCAAGAAAAGCAAGAACCGTTAAAATTTTCTATCAAAATATTTAATAAAGAGTAAGTACTTTTGCAAAAACAAAACCTTTTATA
The Aequorivita iocasae genome window above contains:
- a CDS encoding DUF2480 family protein, translated to MSEEIINRVANSKLVTFDLEEIYPKGERVSFDISQWLLEGMVLRENSFREEAAQHDWSQYDNKYVALFCSTDAIVPGWAYLLLSLHLAPFAKKITVGTWEELESILFAEVLQNLDISEYKDKPVIIKGCAHKPIPQNAYVLLAQKLQPIAKSIMYGEACSSVPLFKKSKNR
- a CDS encoding SUF system Fe-S cluster assembly protein, whose protein sequence is METEIDMTELGEKIVTVLKTIYDPEIPVDIYELGLIYDVFINEDREVKILMTLTTPNCPVAESLPLEVEEKVKSMKMIKDAEVEITFDPPWSQDLMSEEAKLELGML
- a CDS encoding SufE family protein, producing MTIEAIQEELIDEFSMFEDWMQRYEYMIDLGKSLPLIDENLKTEDKLIKGCQSKVWLNSEMRDGKVIFTADSDAIITKGIIAVLIRVFSHQKPQAILDANTDFIDEIGLKEHLSPTRANGLVSMIKQMKMYALAYQTQLNN